Genomic DNA from Schistosoma haematobium chromosome 1, whole genome shotgun sequence:
AAATAAGTTACTTCTGTCCCCCATCTTCCAAATGGCAGCCAGCAGGAAACTCCTAAAAAACTTAATCGCAGGGCTAGATCAGTTCCTAACAAGAAAAATGGAAACTTGATCAACCAAATGATCATTTGTAGTCTTACagtgacgatgtcaagatatggagctGGCACGTCTTCGAAATGACCCGGAGAAATTATCAGACTGGTTTAAAACTTTTCAGTTGCCGATAAAGGCCTTCAAGTGCATTGTGATGTATATTGGTCATCAAAGTACTAATGCATACACAATGAATAACATTGCGCTGCCTGTTGTCTAGACACACAACGACTTGAAAGTCACTCTCAGGCATGACTGAGAAATACTGTGCGGTGGCCGCCaaaaaattttgaaccctgtGGTCAATACATGGGACCTGCATTCAGGCAGCTAGTCGTTGTCCAAAATAAGACAGTGAGCTTTTGGAAAGATTCAGAGAAccgcaactaagctgattcccggaatagaaAAGCTCCCGTTAAATGTTCGACTGACTAAACTGAACCTTTCTCCATTTTCATGTCGAAGAACGAGAGAGGACTTGATTACCGATTCCaaattacttagtgataaatttgcatctgATATATCCTCCTTTTTCTTGTATTcgaaaacagagaatttacgaggataTTCCAAAAGTGTTCATAGGTCCaggacaaattacttgtcagttttatgtcgactttcccatcgaatcatcaacaaACGGAATTCATTACCCCAACACGTAACTGAAACTACATATGTCGACTCTTTCAAAGGAAAGTTGGGTTAACTGGAAAGTCATCACTGCCAGGACTGAAACAGGCCACCTATCCTTCTATCCTTTCGAAACGGAAACTGAAACAACAAACGTCTGTCGTCACTCAGTACCCAGTGAGTTAAGTCTCTTCCGTCTTCTTCTCCTCTTACCAAAAAGAATACGAACACCTATAGATTCCTTAACTAGGTGTTCTTGGTAAAAACCTTCCAGACTTACAGAGCTTCGGGGCACAAATATATTGAGCTTCTCGATATTGGGATTTTGTCTCATCGGCACCCAGCAGCATAAATCCACATTCTTCCCCTCTTACAAAAATCAGTGCGAACCTCTATGTAGCGACCGAACagccaatattcggttggaacaacggactgacgaacccgaaatttatttgattagatCAGACCACGTTTTTCTATATAAATCGCAACAcgtttttgagatactcgtattatattatatcaaaacacaaactctgtgctcaatataagcGGTTCTTAtttagaaaacagaacaaattacatcataaatacaaaatacccCAAACAGTACAGCCTGCGCTATagagtcagaagtttctctaacacaAAGTTGCGCGCTAAATGATGAAAGAGACACTTAATTCTAAgtggtttgatacctgagaatcaataaaaatattcccaacaagatgagATCAAATATCTGTCCGGagggattccagcaatcctcccaagcagacGATCAAGAGGTTAACAATCACACTTAACCACGCCGTGATCTTGAGCTTAGTCAACcacgaccttactgtcaatggtccggcCGCATGCAATGATAACttaggtaacaaaagataagtttttaatcaaaatcacatgaTAAGGGCTCaaacgaggaagactgaagaacaaaagatttggttaaacgagatcggaACAAAGGTTGAATACACAacagggagaaggaacaaataaatgaaaatactgttcaacaaagaagctaCAGAGGAATTTTCAttgttctctttccgttacattTTATGTTGAATCATgttttgaaatttgccgaaCCCCTTAGTGTAGTCTAAACGAATGTGGGGTGTAGTTGGTTTTATGTACAAATATCGAAATATATCCAAAGCTGTTTCAATTGTAGACTCCTACTCTACTGACAAATCTGCTGTGGATTCTGAGTGCATATTATCTTCAATACTTACTTTACAGATGTTAGATTTGGGTTGGGCTGTTGCGTGCGCAATTTTGACAACCAAATGAAAGTTAAAGATCGCAACTTCATGAACACTTTTACCTAAGCGTGGCATGTGGTCGGAGTTTGTGTCATCACCTGATAATAAGTCAATGTAAGATCTAGTGAGGATAATTCAGAGTCCGGGTCGTACGTAGTCTCTTCTCCCAAATGTcgcactagggcacatgtgataactgCATCAGCTAGATCCTGTTCGAGGGAATTGTCTGACAATttagttctcagatttttccAGTCTACCGTAGGTGCATCAAAGTCTCTTAGGATTTGACATCGATCACGTTGTGACCAATTATTGAAACCGTCTAGCAAGACCCTATTCACTCCACAGCTTGAACGGCGGTAGTCCAAACCGACCAGCAGATCTTGTCCTTTGTATTTCAAGCGACAACGTATTatttcacacgtcccactctcatgggataatTTATCAATAACGATAAATGGGATAGCACTTCTGATGAATCGAGCTACACCTCCTTTACGTTTCTGATTTCTGTCGTCTTTTACTGACATGTATCCTTGAAAATCAAACCGACGTTTCCGTACACAATTTAGTGTCATTTTCAAAGACAGACATGTTTCTAATCTAGTGCACGAATTCCATAGGTGTTTTTTACTGCATAATACTTATGGGCAAGAGGACGTTCAAGGAACAGACTGCGTCGGCAATTTGTATCTGACatcaaaatgatgaatagcaatTAAATATAACTGAAAGAAATTTGTCATTTTAGAGTTTGACGGAGAATGCTCCCACACGTGGGAAAACAGCCGTAATTAGTCAATTAAGTACTGTCACGCCCAGGTAGGTTATTCTAGCCACCATATAGACCaatcaatttgttttttttagagTGAGACCCTAACCTTGTCAACTATTCACTCACAACCCTGCCCATTTTTAATTGAAAGTATTTATATGTCacttcattcaacatatttcccTAGCTAATTTGTGTCTGGCTGTATATAATGGATCATACCTTGTTAAGTTCAGTTGGCAGGCTTTCCCTCTCCGCTACATTCCATTCACCCGCTTCTCATCTTCAACGAAAGATTGAAATAAGCTCGTCCAGTTTAAGTTTCATTTTGGCTTCTTATTACCTCCGTTGCCCAAATATGGCTGTCCTAGGTGTAGTATACGACTTTAAACAGATTTATATTCATAGTACATTCAGTCGTTTATCCGAAACAGATTAGATCAACGGACCATTAAACATTCTTTATCATATGACATTCACACAGTGAGCCTTTAGCTGAGCCGTGCGGCCATGTTTAAGTGTCCTTGCGTTTATCTTCATTAACGTTTAATTCTTTTTCAGAGGACAGTGTGGATCTCCTAAATCGTATTAGCTACTACTTTCACACTGTTGAAACGATGAAAGAACGCTCTCACCAGTTCTTAGTTAGTTACACCACCACTCCGAAAAGTAAGCTAGCATTACCAAGATAGGCTTGGGATGGGAACAGACTGTTTTTGAGCAAATACAGGGGGTCAAACTTGTGTATGTCAAAGGCTTCAATAAGCCATAATACACGCTGTTTAACATTCTATGAAACGCCTCAAGAGCTACGTTAAGTTCATACTTGTGACATGTTTCGACTATATGTTTGTCAATAGGGGACGATAGATGTTTGTCATCCAATGTAATTTAATCATTTGATCttatttgtttttgcaaccaTTTAGGTACACGTTTAGACAATCTGACTCGGAGATCACCGTCGCTCCTAACTACGTATGTGTGGAAACGTAGACACTTTCATCGGCAAACAGTCTGATGTGATACGATCATTTTCGTGCGTTTTAGATTTTTGTTAAAGCATCGATCTTTGCTGCGTAGCACGTTTGTTAATATTAGGTTTGAAGCtgtcacgagttcacttaatctgcgaacgcgaaacaagactcggtgaccacagaccagtaagctagctattgatgcgtcccaggcccgctaactagagggagaagtccaagcttgggaTGGGAAGTATATCCCGCAAACAGCCAGAGACGAGTGATCcaacaaacacaatttaaaacgtatatatacagatatatgtaatcgatattgtcatagaaggttttaaatatttaatcgataagttcgtccATCGACTATGTACTTGGGTGGTAAAAGATGACCAAGCATGCATTTGCATACAAGCTCcacaaagataaaattacaaactatAAGTTTtagggatctatcgtccccaacattTAATAACTTATTTGAGCCTGCGTTTCAATATAAAACTATTTGACTAAAGTCTGTGAGGTAAAATCATATTGATAGACATTTTTGTGCCAAGAATATAGTGAGTCTCATTACACTATGACGTTTCCATATATTTACGTATTTTGGAGGATGACCATTTCCCATTAATATTTTGTTCAAGAACCTTACTTCGTTATGAGTGGCGTCGTTTGTGCAAGTAAAATCAATCCCGTTAAATAGGTCCTTCAGCAAATACTGTTTGTCGTGGCCTGGGTAATGACTGTTATAATTAAATTACTTGTCTGTCAAAGTTGGCTTTCTAAGAATGGATCGCTTGTTTGAAGCATTTTCTGTTCTACTTATTAGTATGTTCAGGAGAGAAAACTAGCCATACTTCTCTCAATATAAAAGACGGATGTGAATTTGAAGAGTGTTAACCTTATCTAATAAATAATGCGTGTCTTACTTTCTTTCACAAATAAATGAGATTTCATTCACATATCCACTGATATTGATATCACCTAAATAAATGACCAATTAAAAAGTATCCCTCGGAAAAAACTCACGTAAACACCTCGGATAGAATCTCTAAAACTTCGTTGGCAATTTAGGTAGAATTTGTGTAGTCGGTCAACACATTTGTGAAATATATCGTACAGAAATATTTTACTTGTGAATTTCGAGCAATCGATGTAAATAAGGATGTTCGAAATCCactatttttagaaaatttaatacCTTTTTATCGATGGTATTTTTGTATAAAACTTTCACTAGATGCGTGTTTACACTTCCTTCCAGTATGCTAACACCTTCGAATTCGACATCAGGGAAATGTTTACTTTCATTCATGATGGTAGATAACATCCTACTTTTATACTCAAACTTGTTCATGAAGACCACTTCTGATACTTTACCGAGCGTCAACAAGATGATATCAGGGTTTGTTTGAAGTTCGTTTACTGATCGAGAATGCTGAGAGGTTAATATGCTGGGTATGATAGGCATTGCGCACAATTTCCATAATCCTGAACCTAAATTATTAGCCCTTGATTGGTTCAAGACCACACAATCTCAGTCGCCAATACCATGTTCCCGCACGGAAATTCATGTTGACCAGATATGGCCCTGATGAATTTATGCAATCTTTTCTGTGTTCAGTAATCATTATTCAAAGAtatgtgtagtgactcacatttatcacgagaacacgactggtttaataaaaacgcttattattataaccaagtgtaccagtgactgttttaatgtgcttttgtttaactgtgctaatgacagctattttgtgcttccattcttatacttacacttcgattgtaacttcgcgcgaattcggttgcCTTCTGTAACCaggcttgtatcctggcacgatctcggtatcctctcgatgccacgagatcgccagcaaatataactcgacttggtccattacttgCCTTCCGGTaattggcttctcggggattttatgggtttctttggttacgttcaacctacgccttctgatttatttggcacgtgtttcttggtagcggtgttcatagttaatcccaactcgacaccacgctacataTGCTTCTATTTAATCGACCTGACAACTCGTTGACGGCTCAGTATTTTTGGTGTGAACGAGAACTCGGGTGATTAAAACCAAAATTAAAGGATGCCTTCAAAAAAATATGAAAGCCACCAATTAAATACTTTGTTTTCGAACGTTAATTCAGTTGCCCTTGGCATGCTTCACGATcctttcaattctgttgttaataAAATTTCCCTGTTTCCCctcctgttctcttcaatccGGTATTATCAGTCTTTTGCTGACAGACGTGGAATATCCGACTGCTGCTACGTACTATTTATTCCTGTCAGCCTAAGCATTGTGCGCTACAATGTGTCGATAGGCTCATTGGTAGTGTATGGTGCAATAATATATAATGGATAAAGTTAAAAGGATCTTTATATATGTGGTCAGTGAAATTCCAACTTTGAATAAGATGGGATACTGATAAGTAAATTTGCAATCAATGCAATGTTCTTTTTACAAAGTTCCCAATAAATCTCAAGCAGCACATGAAAGACAGTTGAGGAGCAAGGAATAGACTCCACACTAGAGGAGAACATGTTTTCATCTTTTCAATTAACAATGGGACTTATTTATGAAAGAATATTAAACAAACGAACACTCATATCAGTTTCAGCCTCAAAAATACTGGAGGCTGGGTAGCCTGAGATTGTCGTTGAGATTGTGGTCTTCTTGATCCGGTTTTTTGAATGCATTGGCAGATGGAACGTCAGTCACATGTTGATATAATAAGCTTCATTCAACAGTCAGCTCACAAGTTACCTGTTCTGGACTTGTGGTTTATTTCAGTATCCTCGTAAATTCCGTTCTGGAAGAGGATAAACATCAAGCCATGTCAGATGTGAGCGTATTATCGAGTaactctgcctgtagctcttctagagttgtTGCCAGTTAAAAACTAGAACTGAGAAGTGTTGGAGATGAAGTCATCAATGTCGTCCCACTGGAAGCAAACTTGCTTTTTAAAAGTGCTTGCAGGTAACTGTAAACAATTATCTGTTCAAGATATCCAAAATCTGGTGATCATGTACCATCAACCATAACCTACTATGAGAAAGGACCAACCACCTTCCAGCAGGAAAGAAAATCAGGAAAAATTAGTGAAAGTGGATAAGGCATACAATGAGGAAATAATCAAATTGCTTCTTGAGTCAAGCGCTTGCTTAGGATCCTAATGGAAAAGGGAAAGATCAACGAAAACACAGCATcgaaaattggaagcagatatcaaaagaGTGAATGGCAGCTGGAAAAAACCGTAATATAAATCTCAGCACAGAGTTGACTACAAAtttctggtcggcggcctatgtcttcacaaggagtaacacGCGTAGGTAATTAAAAATTGCGATCAAATTGCTTCTGATCTGACAGAGGGAATAGGTTAAGTTTATCCAATCTGTTGTCGTACAACATTTTAAAATTCCGGGAATCAATTTATGTGCGGTTATTTAAACCTTTTTGACATTTCATTGTCTTCTTTTTAGACAAAGGGTAACAACTCGAGTTTAGAACAAACAAATGATACAAATAAAGCCAAGAGGGACTTAACTCAGATAAGGCTAGATGCCATACGTGTTGATCAGAGTGCTCTAAGGCCTTTAGCAGTTGTCTGGTGGCATAGTATGTTGTATTCTACGGCCTGTCAAATATAACGTGACAAAATCGTCAATTACAATATCAATTTCTATGACTTCGTCCATGTGCTGAACCAATGATACGTCAAACAACACTAGCAGCCTTGAGTCGACTCTGAGTCCATATTCGCCATCTGTATAACAACTCTCTTAGCCCCTCCGTTCAGTCCAGAACATAATATTAGTCTCTGTTGTGCGGATCGTATATTTCAGATATGCTTGGTTTATATACAGGCAGACCCGAACGCATCTTACCGTAAAATGGAAAGAAACAATTATACAAGACCAACTCAAATGTGGCCATGATTGTGGAAAACTGTAACTTATAAGCTGGGAATACCTTAACAATGCTTAACTGtgttgcattaaacaataaacggAATGAAAGCTCATgataaaaagaatatatatacgGACACATTTTCGTTAATGTCTATAATCTAGTTGCTTAATAATTATCCCataaaaatatacgtaatgGTAGTCCATAATTACTTCTAGTAGTTACCACTCATTTGTACTTTTTTTCACATTTGACAGAGTGCAGTAGTTTTTAGGCCTCAGTTAAAAACAATCTGTATTTGAATAACAGACAGCCCAATATTATTCACTGCAAATTTGTCCATGCTTTGTAGACCAATGTTCGTCATAATGCACATGGAAGCATTTATTACTAACTACCAAAATCTAAATCATTTGGGTACCTTCCGATGGTTGCCTATGAGACCTAGACCATCACATTTACTTATAATCAATCTCCATATCTTGATATTACAGGCatataacaacaacaaagctaagaataaaaccattaataataatatacacaaCGATAATGGAAGACTAAGAAGTCCATTAAATTTCAGGAGGAATAATACTGATTCAAGAACTACTTCTTGGCGCATTCCGTTTAGCACAACCTTTTAGCCAAACAAGTTAGATATCGCCCCAACTCTTTGTTGAATCCCAACTGTGAAATCGTTCAAACACATAAGCACATGACTTCCACTACTGATATCTCTTAGCTTAAAAACACCCTATTGTGTAAACGTTTGTCAGAAAAATTCTGGTAATCTGCGGGCTATCGTTTTCAAACATACCGCTCAGATACTGTGATGTATGTATGCTTAGGGTACTATGattgtttattgaaatttacCGAATTTGTTTTGATTTGCTTGCTGCTGTGCACACAACTTGGCGGTATCATTAGATCGTCTGCAGCATGGGTGGGTTTGATACCTTGTCGGATGTTCTGACTTTTGAATGAGCTTTCCATCTATGTTTGGGTTACATAAATTACTTATGAACGGAAGTATTTAAACCGTCTGTCTCTTACCTTAAGTTCCATTCCTCATCCCGACATGAGGATGCATAAAAAGAACCATGATGTGTAGTGAGTTCTCGCTCTGTGATATTCAGAACCCTCCGTTTGCTTAAAGTAAAAGCCAAAGGCGTGCTTCAGCTCGATATCACAATTAAGACCCGGCACATCCTCAATTAAAAGTTGCTTATTATTTTGGCTGGTGTTCATCTAGCAAGTGTATTGTTTTCCGGAAGCGCCAGTAGTTGCACTCACCAGGCTACTTACATTCGGCTGTGCTATAGTTTCTGACGCACCACTGCTTTGCTTAGTGACGGGCATCTACGTAAATTTTTGGAATTAAATTTTGGTAAGTTCGCAGGATAAAACTCAGATTTATATGTAAACTCCAAGCTGTAGCTAGAATAAGTATTTTCTGTTCAATCAAATATTTCTGCACCAGAGTATTCTAGTGCCATGTGGTTCTAACAACTACAATTGTCCGATTCCTCTCAACCTACCCGTCATGTTATCTATGTAACGTTCGACTAACAGTTTAGTCAATGAAGCCATATTCGTAATTGTACTACTAGATCGGGATATGGTTGCTTCCCTCGACTACTATAGCAGTCAAGATAAACCACCGGTGTCTCACTACTGTCCACCAAAACTACAGTGATATCAGGCACAAAAAATACTCAGAACGTCTTAGAATGTATGTATTAACAAACTAAAgattttatttgcaaaatgtgtCACGTTGCGGTCTCAGGGTAATCATGTCATCTGACGGCTAGTGACCTGTTTTCTCATTTATTAAAACCTTATTGGATGTACTAATTTCTCTTGAAGGTATTGCTCGAGATCGCATTCATAAAAGGGCTAAAACTGGAGCTCGTAGAGAGCGAAATCGCAAAAAGAGAAAGTTCGAGTTAGGACGTCCAGCAGCAATGACAAAGCTTGGAGCCAAACGTGTCCATACAGTTCGTGTCCGAGGTGGAAATATAAAGCTCCGTGCAATGCGTTTGGATCAAGGGAATTTCAGCTGGCCTTCTCAAGCTATCTCACGGAAAACTAAAATAATTGATGTTGTCTATAATGCTTCTAGTAATGAACTTGTCCGAACAAAAACTCTTGTCAAGAGAGCAATAGTTCAGATCGACGGAGCCCCATTCAGACAATGGTTTGAAGCTCACTATTTGAAAGAACTTGGTCGCCGTAAAGTCGTTAGTAAAAAAGGACACACAGTTACACAGGAAAATCCGGAGGAAGATATTTTGTTGAAGAAACGAAGCAAGTCAGCCTTGAAAAAGTATGAAACTCGTCAGGCTTTGCCTCAAGCAAACGTAGAAGAACCTTTAAAAGAAGCATTTGTTACGGGTCGTCTGTTAGGTAAGTCATCGAGATAACCTTATCACTGCTTAGCTTGTATATCCTCTAGACCTGGTCAAATCGGTCGAGCAGATGGTTATATTCTCGAAGGCAAAGAGTTGGAGTTTTATTCAAAAAAACTGAAAGTTaaaaaagcaaaataaatttCTTTGGAAATAAACTTTTGTAGGATGTGAGCGTTTTTAAACGAAACCCAGGGTTTTTCAGTATCCATATGGTGATTTcaatatatattgaaataagCTAAATGGTTTATATTTGCTCGTGGATACTACTTATCAAGTTTCATGAACTGTATTTCTAAGTTCGGCATCCTTATTTCACCGAAATACCGGTATTTCTGCTGAATCCGCGCTGAGTGGAACTCCGATTGCCGCTGTGCACTATGAGCAGATCAACTCATACAAAATTTTAAGCTATTCTTCGAtatattgttggtcaccaggtACCATAGAACTGTATATTATGACGGCGCTTCACTCCCGTGTGGATTAGATTTTTTGGTCAAAGGCCCTAGAAAGATCAACGCGTGAAGAGCGGGTTGGCTTTCGTCATGGTCAAATATGTATTGATTTTATTGTCATTCTTAGTCAATGTTAAAAACATACTATTTACGGGGTAACAATCGTACGGTTTCATGACACACAAGATATCCAGCCTTCCCCCTTAGCTCGTATCTGTAAGTATGGGATAGGCTCGGAACAGTCCAAGTAAAAAGTACTTTAACAAGACTAAAATGATCTTTAAATCTGCGCCAACTCTTGATAACAACATATGTAGTTGCGCCGTTAGCGTATTTGGGTAGCTGCGTAAGTACTAGTTGTTGCTTGTGATGAGAAAAAATTATGTACTGTGAAAGCTACGGTGGCTTACGCCAAACTGGGCCATATCTTTGGCACGGTTACGTTAGTTTGGGTGTATAAGGTTGAGTCTGCAACGCGTCGTCGAGGGCAGCTTTGCTCTATACATGTGATCCTTGCCTCtacaaattaaaaatattagACGATTCTGTTTAATAACTATTGTCTCTTGAGGATAGAAACCTTAAGTGGTATCCGTctaggctgtccactatctccaattttgttcaacttcatagACCTGACGGGAATAGCGCTCTCCTCGACAGAATTTCCAGGCATTGATCTATCGGGAGATCCACATATCGACCTAGAACACGCAGAAGACAAATAGAGATTTGCTTCATTTTGACTAAAAACGTTGACTTCCATTCAATCGAAATATcttataattcattaaataagcCAGAATTTTTCGTTACATATCACTTAAACAAGTATGTGAAAACTAGAACATTCACAAGAAAAAATCACTTTAACCATTGTTGAAGAACTCAGAATAAAGACAATCACAAGTTATGTACAGCTATATTTTATTgaagaaaaatttattattgaaatgagCGGAGAATCTTCGCTAGCTCCTACTATACATCGCACCGTTTTGGATCTTAAAACATCTGATATATTTCCCAccaaaattatgaaatattagTTAAGGATACATGAAGTATCTACCAAAGGCTTTATATCTGTTTGGTTATGTAATATTCCTTAAAGAATCCATTTATTTCAACCTTTAGTCACTTCTCGCATTTATTTACCTATTCTCTTTATTACTAAATatgtattagtattagtaaatAACATAAGTTGCTCTATACCATTATATACACTTCTTGATATAACTTTATCTTACTCCATGCATTTATGCTTGGTCATTCGGCGTACACTCCATCACACGCTGCTGAAAACTACATAATGGTGATTTCCTGTGTTAATGAGCAAACGTTTATCTATTGCTATAACCTCATATATACGCCAAAATATACTGGGATTTCATAGTTATGGGTAATTATGATAGGTTTTGTGACTGACTCCCTACAAAATTAGAGAATATTGTTCGGGATCCCCAGACGAAAGCATATGATGTAACAAAAACTTTCACATTATTTAGGATCATTCAAATTTTACATACTTTATTCCGAAATAACCTGCTTCTCTTCATCCTGATATGTTAAGCTTCCTATTCACTTTACTGTCTCAGTAATTTGAATCAATTACTATGTCCATGAATGGATATTACTGAATTTTTAAAGAACTATACCACGTTGTACACCGTTATATCTGTCTTACATGTGTAATCCACATTTCTTCAGTGGCCTATTTTTTCTCCGAACGGAATCTTGTGAGCAGTGCTAACCTTTTTGTCATTAATGACTTAAAACTGggatattttatttgtttaattaggGTTTACCTAAGCAATAATATAAGGTGTGATAAAATGTAATGTGTTACGTTACAAAAATTGGCTTTGTTCCACTGTTTAAACCATGAAATCGTTCAAGCTTATCATCACTTTAAAATAGCCTGTACACATAccgtagtgaacagaacacgagtgggggcaatcgaatgtatctaacgcaaaattacaggacttgttagtaaaatctaacaatcataaagtaaatgcttaatttgtgaaatgtccatcgattgtctcaaaatgactcagacttcattgttcttgcatttttatacaaattgcattttgtttccattctttactgttcgatcctcttgtctctgctgccagaccttctgttcacgactaacatcatttactacttatgtcaatataagtagcacaccacAATGCAATAATTTCTCTATGTAATATTTTTTCAAAGCAATAAATTCTCAGATTATACTTCATCACTCATTATTTTAAGGAACGaaattaatttatgttttctaTGATGGTAGAATTACTTTTGTAAGGCTTTAAAA
This window encodes:
- the RPS8_1 gene encoding 40S ribosomal protein, variant 3 (EggNog:ENOG410V5XF~COG:J) → MGIARDRIHKRAKTGARRERNRKKRKFELGRPAAMTKLGAKRVHTVRVRGGNIKLRAMRLDQGNFSWPSQAISRKTKIIDVVYNASSNELVRTKTLVKRAIVQIDGAPFRQWFEAHYLKELGRRKVVSKKGHTVTQENPEEDILLKKRSKSALKKYETRQALPQANVEEPLKEAFVTGRLLVLCQLCSCKRNRYRVHEKLDKDMAF
- the RPS8_1 gene encoding 40S ribosomal protein, variant 4 (EggNog:ENOG410V5XF~COG:J); protein product: MMCSIARDRIHKRAKTGARRERNRKKRKFELGRPAAMTKLGAKRVHTVRVRGGNIKLRAMRLDQGNFSWPSQAISRKTKIIDVVYNASSNELVRTKTLVKRAIVQIDGAPFRQWFEAHYLKELGRRKVVSKKGHTVTQENPEEDILLKKRSKSALKKYETRQALPQANVEEPLKEAFVTGRLLAVVLWNFFSTIQFSLWYPYTLFRKTWIFSSIDVSKNSLQRLLKRSVVMFS
- the RPS8_1 gene encoding 40S ribosomal protein, variant 2 (EggNog:ENOG410V5XF~COG:J) encodes the protein MTKLGAKRVHTVRVRGGNIKLRAMRLDQGNFSWPSQAISRKTKIIDVVYNASSNELVRTKTLVKRAIVQIDGAPFRQWFEAHYLKELGRRKVVSKKGHTVTQENPEEDILLKKRSKSALKKYETRQALPQANVEEPLKEAFVTGRLLGKSSR
- the RPS8_1 gene encoding 40S ribosomal protein (EggNog:ENOG410V5XF~COG:J); protein product: MGIARDRIHKRAKTGARRERNRKKRKFELGRPAAMTKLGAKRVHTVRVRGGNIKLRAMRLDQGNFSWPSQAISRKTKIIDVVYNASSNELVRTKTLVKRAIVQIDGAPFRQWFEAHYLKELGRRKVVSKKGHTVTQENPEEDILLKKRSKSALKKYETRQALPQANVEEPLKEAFVTGRLLACISSRPGQIGRADGYILEGKELEFYSKKLKVKKAK